The following coding sequences are from one Gossypium hirsutum isolate 1008001.06 chromosome A12, Gossypium_hirsutum_v2.1, whole genome shotgun sequence window:
- the LOC107927904 gene encoding uncharacterized protein, producing the protein MANGSPMVTRFCQWKSRPWRSARISLEISLQLRRQRSKEKNSMAFFARYGRTEEMTRMAWRLCAGISRGQPTLCCPSSVFQELLEFLAAEILFSFEFFWV; encoded by the exons ATGGCCAATGGATCACCAATGGTGACCAGATTTTGTCAATGGAAGTCACGCCCATGGAGATCTG CCCGAATCAGCCTCGAGATCTCCCTTCAACTTCGACGTCAACGAAGCAAAGAGAAGAACTCCATGGCGTTTTTTGCACG GTATGGCCGTACGGAGGAGATGACCCGAATGGCGTGGAGGCTGTGTGCGGGGATCTCACGTGGGCAGCCAACCCTCTGCTGCCCTTCCAGTGTATTCCAGGAGCTTCTGGAGTTCTTGGCTGCtgaaattcttttttcttttgagttCTTTTGGGTTTGA